Proteins encoded within one genomic window of Triticum aestivum cultivar Chinese Spring chromosome 2D, IWGSC CS RefSeq v2.1, whole genome shotgun sequence:
- the LOC123051322 gene encoding germin-like protein 8-14: MANAMLLAVLVSFLVLPFSALALTQDFCVADLACPDTPAGYPCKKGVGPGDFYYHGLATAGNTNNLIKAAVTPAFVGQFPGVNGLGISAARLDIAVGGVVPLHTHPAASELLFVTEGTILAGFISSSSNTVYTKTLYKGDIMVFPQGLLHYQYNGGSSPAVALVAFSGPNPGLQITDYALFANNLPSAVVETVTFLDDAQVKKLKSVLGGTG; the protein is encoded by the coding sequence ATGGCCAACGCAATGTTGCTCGCTGTGCTCGTCTCCTTCCTCGTCCTGCCCTTCTCCGCCCTGGCCCTGACCCAGGACTTCTGCGTGGCCGACCTGGCCTGCCCCGACACGCCGGCGGGGTACCCGTGCAAAAAGGGCGTCGGCCCGGGCGACTTCTACTACCACGGCCTCGCCACCGCGGGCAACACCAACAACCTCATCAAGGCGGCCGTCACGCCGGCCTTCGTGGGCCAGTTCCCCGGCGTCAACGGGCTGGGCATCTCCGCGGCCAGGCTCGACATCGCCGTCGGCGGCGTCGTGCCGCTCCACACCCACCCGGCCGCCTCTGAGCTGCTCTTCGTCACCGAGGGCACCATCCTCGCCGGCTTCATCAGCTCCTCTTCCAACACCGTCTACACCAAGACGCTCTACAAGGGCGACATCATGGTCTTCCCTCAGGGCCTGCTCCACTACCAGTACAACGGCGGCAGCTCCCCGGCCGTCGCCCTCGTCGCCTTCAGCGGCCCTAACCCCGGCCTGCAGATCACCGACTACGCGCTCTTCGCCAACAACCTGCCGTCCGCCGTCGTCGAGACCGTCACCTTCCTCGACGACGCGCAGGTCAAGAAGCTCAAGTCCGTGCTCGGCGGCACCGGCTAA